The Dendrosporobacter quercicolus genome window below encodes:
- the dcuS gene encoding DcuS/MalK family sensor histidine kinase: MYKQKYIVSLQTMITVLVCLVVTFSLLITDILISDRVAESTKKSLEKEIIEISRIVASTPVVIDALATQQLDDDPAIQAYVEKIRIVSGVQFITVMDMNRERKSHPNTDIIGKQYENSDVDPAFKGQEVISFETGSMGQSLRAFSPVVSAEGRQVGVVLVGMTIDNISQAVYESRLNIIFGICLGLLIGIIGSLLLARYIKQIMFGMEPFTIAKLFEERNAMLNSVREGVIAVDQESNITIVNKEALRVFRRAGIAGEPIGRKIEEYLPNTRLQNVLQLGKPELDQDQEINGVTLLANRVPVNVDGTIVGAIATFRDKTEISRMAEQLSGVRTYADALRSQTHEFMNKLHVILGMIRMGCYDRLNEYVNQIAHRYQAEIGFIVKKIKDPVMAGFLLGKLSKAREAGIEMKIAEDCFLPETDEARVVHELITIVGNLIDNAMEALDNSATKQVCVNFSYDEGILTIRVSDSGPGMDEQLKRQIFEKGYSTKGLNRGLGLYLLRHSVDRLDGEIEIISEPGKGTEFCIVLPYKKRGDNS, translated from the coding sequence ATGTATAAGCAGAAATATATCGTTAGTTTACAGACAATGATAACGGTTTTGGTCTGCCTGGTTGTGACATTTTCATTGTTGATTACAGACATATTAATCAGTGACAGGGTGGCGGAAAGCACCAAAAAGAGCTTGGAAAAGGAGATCATTGAAATTTCCCGGATTGTTGCCAGTACGCCGGTTGTTATTGATGCGCTTGCCACGCAGCAGCTTGATGATGATCCGGCAATACAGGCCTATGTCGAAAAAATTAGAATAGTCAGCGGCGTGCAGTTTATTACGGTAATGGACATGAACCGCGAGCGCAAGTCTCATCCCAATACCGATATCATCGGCAAGCAGTATGAAAATTCGGATGTTGATCCGGCGTTTAAAGGGCAAGAGGTCATCTCTTTTGAAACCGGCTCGATGGGGCAATCCCTGAGGGCCTTTTCCCCGGTGGTTTCGGCTGAGGGCAGACAGGTCGGCGTAGTGCTTGTCGGCATGACCATTGACAATATCAGCCAGGCTGTTTATGAAAGCCGCCTGAATATCATTTTTGGCATTTGTCTTGGTTTACTGATCGGTATTATCGGCTCTTTGCTGCTGGCCAGATATATTAAACAAATTATGTTTGGCATGGAGCCGTTTACCATTGCCAAGTTATTTGAAGAACGCAATGCAATGCTGAATTCCGTCCGCGAGGGGGTTATCGCGGTTGATCAGGAGTCCAACATTACGATTGTCAATAAAGAAGCGCTCCGGGTATTTCGCCGCGCCGGCATTGCAGGCGAGCCCATTGGCCGGAAAATCGAAGAATACCTGCCCAATACCAGGCTGCAGAATGTGCTGCAGCTGGGCAAGCCGGAGCTGGATCAGGATCAGGAGATAAACGGGGTTACTCTTTTGGCCAACCGGGTGCCGGTGAATGTTGACGGAACCATTGTCGGGGCAATCGCCACGTTCCGGGATAAGACCGAAATAAGCCGGATGGCTGAACAGCTGAGCGGGGTGCGAACCTATGCCGATGCCTTGCGGTCTCAGACGCACGAGTTTATGAATAAGCTGCACGTTATTCTTGGCATGATTCGTATGGGCTGCTACGACCGGCTGAATGAGTATGTAAATCAGATTGCCCACCGCTACCAGGCGGAGATCGGATTTATTGTTAAAAAAATTAAAGATCCCGTGATGGCCGGGTTTTTGCTGGGGAAATTGAGCAAAGCACGGGAAGCGGGCATTGAAATGAAAATTGCGGAGGACTGTTTTTTGCCTGAGACCGATGAAGCCAGAGTGGTTCATGAGCTCATCACCATTGTCGGCAATTTAATCGACAATGCCATGGAAGCGCTGGACAATTCGGCTACCAAGCAGGTTTGCGTCAATTTCAGCTATGATGAAGGAATATTGACCATCAGGGTGTCCGACTCCGGACCGGGTATGGATGAGCAGTTAAAACGCCAAATATTTGAAAAAGGCTATTCGACGAAAGGTCTGAACCGCGGTCTTGGCTTGTATTTGCTCAGACACAGCGTTGACCGGCTGGATGGCGAGATTGAAATTATTTCCGAACCTGGCAAGGGTACGGAATTTTGTATAGTATTACCCTACAAAAAAAGGGGAGATAATTCATGA
- a CDS encoding response regulator → MIRVVIVEDDPMVAEFNRRYLELVEGFELIAVAYSADKALEILNKQEVDLVLLDIFMPGMNGLELLSRIRTSGKGVDVIIVSAACDSNSIKTALRFGATDYIIKPFEFERLEAALSAYRDLVKLMQEPNRINQLELDNCILYKEQPAAAKLPKGIDRNTLTKTWEKINGLKRTAFSTEEMASYVGISRVSMRKYLDFLKNIGVLDLEITYGTIGRPVYRYRCTSLTNNLMQRYLG, encoded by the coding sequence ATGATCAGAGTTGTCATTGTAGAAGATGATCCGATGGTAGCGGAATTTAACAGGCGGTATCTCGAATTAGTGGAAGGCTTTGAGTTGATTGCGGTGGCTTATTCGGCGGATAAGGCGCTTGAAATATTAAATAAGCAGGAAGTCGATCTGGTGCTGCTGGATATTTTCATGCCGGGAATGAATGGTTTGGAATTACTATCCCGGATTAGAACCAGCGGCAAAGGGGTGGATGTTATTATCGTTTCGGCTGCCTGTGACAGCAACAGCATAAAAACAGCCTTGCGATTCGGGGCAACTGATTACATTATTAAGCCTTTTGAATTTGAACGCCTGGAGGCCGCTTTGTCAGCCTACCGGGATTTGGTAAAACTCATGCAGGAGCCGAACCGGATTAACCAGCTGGAATTGGATAATTGCATTCTGTACAAGGAGCAGCCGGCTGCGGCCAAGTTACCGAAGGGCATTGACCGAAATACGTTAACGAAAACCTGGGAAAAAATAAACGGCTTAAAACGAACGGCGTTTTCTACCGAGGAAATGGCCAGCTATGTCGGCATATCCAGGGTTTCCATGCGAAAGTATCTTGATTTTCTAAAAAATATCGGCGTTTTGGATTTGGAGATTACTTATGGTACCATCGGCCGGCCGGTTTACCGCTACCGCTGCACAAGCCTGACCAATAATTTAATGCAGCGTTATTTAGGCTGA
- a CDS encoding sigma 54-interacting transcriptional regulator — translation MSKILFILPDEELLQYARETLTTVFPDVEVVTAIAGEGAAIVRKHLRRGLEVVAARTVTAAAIRQAGLDVAVVEIPRTSFDILRAIDKANLKGKRLAFISYSEKIWGIELFSEALGVTIQQYTVSYKTDYEAEILAACAAGAEVILGGFTVVKTAERHNIPNALIRVGKESLLQAASEAKHIQETLEFEAAKRDIFNTILDYSYEGIITIDQNYQITTFNPLAQKYTGIDKAAAIGRPVSAILPQLNLEKVVETGADDLHSIIEVGKVKIMCNKVPIIVNKKPYGAVATLQETGKIQEMEAKIRRQIYARGHIAKFYFKDIIGQSPVIVKAIEIARDFAATDYSLLVLGETGTGKEVFAQSIHNASKRAQGPFVAINCAALPAQLLESELFGYVGGAFTGANKEGKPGLFEVAHGGTILLDEIAEMDYVNQGRLLRVLQEKTVVRLGSHKVIPIDVRVIAATNKDLELLIRENKFRDDLYYRLNVLNLELPPLRSRKPDIRLYAEAFCRETAVHSGVTPKFSSDALRILERHSWPGNIRELKNIVERTIATAKTVTITSDLLQKIFPQQKTAPLGFSPKEQRMISEIRETLKTARGNYTAAARLLGVNRSTLWRRIKKYRIEG, via the coding sequence ATGAGTAAGATCCTGTTTATTTTACCTGATGAGGAACTGCTGCAATATGCCCGAGAAACCTTAACCACCGTCTTTCCGGATGTTGAAGTCGTCACTGCCATCGCCGGAGAAGGCGCCGCGATTGTCCGTAAGCATCTGCGCCGGGGGCTGGAGGTAGTTGCGGCGCGGACAGTCACCGCCGCCGCCATCCGTCAGGCCGGACTCGATGTGGCTGTTGTGGAAATTCCCCGGACCAGCTTTGATATTCTCCGGGCGATTGACAAAGCAAACCTTAAGGGCAAACGCCTGGCTTTTATCTCCTATTCCGAGAAGATTTGGGGAATTGAGCTGTTTTCCGAAGCGCTGGGCGTAACTATCCAGCAATATACCGTCAGCTATAAGACCGATTATGAGGCGGAAATTCTGGCAGCCTGCGCCGCCGGCGCCGAAGTTATCCTTGGCGGCTTCACTGTTGTAAAAACGGCCGAACGTCACAATATCCCCAACGCCTTGATCAGGGTCGGCAAAGAAAGCCTGCTGCAAGCAGCCAGCGAAGCAAAACATATCCAGGAGACACTGGAATTCGAAGCTGCCAAGCGGGATATTTTTAACACCATATTAGACTACTCCTATGAAGGGATCATTACCATTGACCAGAATTACCAGATTACCACCTTTAATCCCCTGGCCCAGAAATATACCGGTATAGATAAGGCGGCAGCCATAGGCAGGCCTGTAAGCGCAATATTGCCGCAGCTTAACCTGGAAAAAGTTGTGGAAACGGGAGCCGACGACCTGCACAGCATCATCGAAGTGGGCAAAGTTAAGATTATGTGTAATAAAGTTCCCATCATTGTCAATAAAAAACCGTACGGCGCTGTGGCTACTTTACAGGAGACGGGGAAAATACAGGAGATGGAAGCAAAAATCCGCCGGCAAATATATGCCCGCGGTCACATCGCTAAATTTTATTTTAAGGATATTATCGGCCAAAGCCCCGTCATAGTAAAGGCCATTGAAATAGCCAGGGACTTCGCCGCAACAGATTACAGCCTTTTGGTCTTAGGGGAGACTGGAACAGGCAAAGAAGTTTTCGCGCAAAGTATTCATAACGCCAGCAAACGGGCCCAAGGCCCTTTTGTTGCCATCAACTGCGCGGCCTTGCCCGCCCAGCTGCTTGAAAGCGAACTGTTCGGTTATGTTGGCGGAGCGTTCACCGGGGCCAATAAAGAAGGCAAGCCCGGGCTGTTTGAAGTCGCCCATGGCGGCACCATCCTGCTGGATGAAATTGCCGAAATGGATTATGTTAACCAAGGCCGCCTGCTGCGCGTGCTGCAGGAAAAAACGGTGGTAAGATTGGGCAGCCATAAGGTTATTCCTATTGATGTGCGTGTCATTGCGGCTACGAATAAAGACCTGGAACTATTGATCCGGGAAAACAAATTCCGGGACGACTTGTATTACCGCTTGAATGTATTGAATTTAGAGCTGCCTCCGCTTCGTTCCCGCAAACCGGATATCAGGCTCTATGCCGAAGCCTTTTGCCGGGAAACTGCCGTCCATTCAGGCGTAACGCCTAAATTTTCCTCAGACGCCCTGCGCATCCTTGAACGGCATTCCTGGCCGGGAAATATAAGGGAGCTTAAAAATATCGTTGAAAGAACAATTGCCACGGCAAAAACCGTCACCATCACCAGTGATTTGCTGCAAAAAATATTCCCGCAGCAAAAGACCGCTCCTTTAGGCTTTTCCCCCAAAGAACAGCGCATGATCAGCGAGATCCGGGAGACTCTTAAAACTGCCCGCGGCAATTATACCGCAGCAGCCCGGCTGCTGGGCGTCAACCGCAGCACGCTCTGGCGAAGAATAAAAAAATACCGGATTGAGGGCTAG